Sequence from the Armatimonadota bacterium genome:
TTGTCGTCACCTCATAGCACTTGCGGGATTCGATGCTTTCATTGTCCCAATCTATGTAGTTGATCTGAAGCTGCACAAACTCCATCTCAGGATGCTCGATTAGTATTTTGTCCAGCAGGTCTGCCTTGTCATGAAAAGAAAAGCCAATATGTTTTACCTTGCCCTCAGCCTTCAACTTCTTCACGAAATCAAATCCGCCATGCTTTAGTGTGGCCGCATAGATCTTTTCATTAAGGGTGTGCAGCAGATAGTAATCAAAGTATTCAACGCCGCACCTCTCTAGCTGCTCGTCAAAGAACTTCTGATAGTCTGCATTGCTTGTTACCAAAAAGGTCGGCATCTTATCCGCTAATGTGAATGCTTCCCTTGGATATCTCTCCACAAGAGCCCTTCTTGCGGCGACCTCGCTCATTCCCTGGTGGTATGGGTATGCCGTGTCGAAATAGGTAAAGCCTTTCCCTAGGTAGTGGTCAACCATCCTATTTACAAGTTCCTGATTGATGCTTTTCGGATTCCCTTCTTCTGCTAAGGGTAAGCGCATCAGCCCGAATCCTAGCTTATTCATGCTGTCCTAGACCTGTCTTCCCATTTCATATGCCTGCTTCATTGCTTCGCTGCCCTTGATGTCGCCCATCCCCCAAGCGCCGGTTCCATAGATAATGCCCTTTTCCTTCGCTCCGCTCAGGCAGGAGGTGAATCCTCTGAATCCCTCTAGAGTCCTTTCCATTGCCTGCTTTCTGCTGTCAGCGGCAGTCAAGATGAGGTAGATATCCTTGTTGCTGATCTCGGTATATCGGGCGACGGTTCGGTCGATCAGCGTCTTCATCTGAGCGTCCATGGTGTAGAAATACACCGGCGTGGCCATCACGATCACATCTGCGGTGATCATCCTCTCCAGTATCTCAGCCATATCGTCGTGTTGAGCGCATTTGCCTCCCTGCCTACACGCAT
This genomic interval carries:
- a CDS encoding aldo/keto reductase, with amino-acid sequence MNKLGFGLMRLPLAEEGNPKSINQELVNRMVDHYLGKGFTYFDTAYPYHQGMSEVAARRALVERYPREAFTLADKMPTFLVTSNADYQKFFDEQLERCGVEYFDYYLLHTLNEKIYAATLKHGGFDFVKKLKAEGKVKHIGFSFHDKADLLDKILIEHPEMEFVQLQINYIDWDNESIESRKCYEVTTKHKKPVIVMEPVKGGALANVPEKADMLFKAYHPDMSSPSWAVRFAASLENVFVVLSGMSNFEQVVDNTSYMQDMTPLNDEENEIVKMAAESINSIIAIPCTACRYCVDGCPQKIAIPECFLLYNDQKRYGLLPGQRLHYAFLTSASGKASDCIGCKQCEEHCPQHIAIVEQLKEVAKVFDT
- a CDS encoding flavodoxin family protein, yielding MSKKVLVLSASPRKGGNSDLLCDQLVLGALEAGNQAEKVFLRSKDIGYCVACYACRQGGKCAQHDDMAEILERMITADVIVMATPVYFYTMDAQMKTLIDRTVARYTEISNKDIYLILTAADSRKQAMERTLEGFRGFTSCLSGAKEKGIIYGTGAWGMGDIKGSEAMKQAYEMGRQV